A single window of Pontibacillus chungwhensis DNA harbors:
- a CDS encoding GNAT family N-acetyltransferase has product MNKQELQRHLPTLETERLILRPLTHGDKEDLFEYASRDEVSRFVPWSTHESIEDTDEFLHFILSSERGERLSPWAMIEKDSGKMIGTIDYVSWRESHRNGEIGYALSSDYWGKGYTTEAAKRVVQFGFEEMNLHKVTAQVLVENLQSQRVLQKIGMKLEGVLQEHMYMKGAFRDMALYGIVKK; this is encoded by the coding sequence ATGAATAAGCAGGAGCTACAACGTCATTTGCCTACGCTTGAAACAGAAAGGCTAATACTGCGGCCTTTAACACATGGGGACAAGGAGGATCTCTTCGAATACGCCTCACGTGATGAGGTGTCTCGTTTTGTTCCATGGTCCACACATGAGTCTATTGAAGATACCGATGAATTTTTGCATTTTATTCTTAGTTCAGAAAGAGGAGAACGACTATCACCCTGGGCTATGATTGAGAAAGATTCAGGGAAAATGATCGGAACAATTGATTATGTCTCCTGGCGTGAATCTCACAGGAATGGAGAGATTGGGTATGCCTTATCGAGTGATTACTGGGGGAAAGGTTATACCACAGAAGCGGCAAAAAGAGTCGTACAATTTGGGTTTGAAGAAATGAACTTACATAAGGTTACAGCACAAGTTCTTGTGGAAAATCTTCAGTCCCAACGCGTCCTCCAAAAGATTGGCATGAAGCTTGAAGGAGTACTGCAGGAGCATATGTACATGAAAGGTGCTTTCCGGGATATGGCCCTCTATGGCATAGTAAAAAAATAA
- a CDS encoding alpha/beta-type small acid-soluble spore protein: MARRNKLLVPEARQGLDALKAKLSHSNNPEEAKFEVAKEQGVPLKKGYNGDLTSKEAGKVGGNMGGKMVRELVKMAQQQINDQHKK, translated from the coding sequence ATGGCTCGACGAAATAAGTTATTAGTACCAGAAGCAAGACAGGGTCTTGATGCTTTAAAAGCCAAGCTCTCTCATTCCAACAATCCTGAAGAGGCAAAATTCGAAGTAGCAAAAGAACAAGGCGTCCCTCTCAAGAAAGGGTACAATGGGGATTTAACGTCTAAGGAAGCAGGGAAAGTTGGGGGGAACATGGGTGGTAAAATGGTCCGTGAGCTAGTTAAGATGGCTCAACAACAAATCAATGATCAACACAAGAAATAA
- a CDS encoding SDR family oxidoreductase has product MTRLQDKIAIITGAATGIGQATAKRFSEEGATVICADVDQEGIENTVAEIEDNGGKAEAYYLDVSSVDSVQSFADQMKEKYKKIDILFNNAGVDQEGGKVHEYPIELFDKIINVDLRGTFLASKFLIPLMLEDGGSIINTSSMSGQAADLDRSGYNAAKGGITNFTRAMAIDYAREGIRVNSISPGTIETPLIDKLAGSKEQEEGQEFREAQKWVTPMGRLGDPSEMASVALFLASDDASYVTGEDITADGGILAYTWPGKMLIDESWKKGTK; this is encoded by the coding sequence GTGACTCGATTACAAGATAAGATTGCGATTATTACAGGAGCAGCAACAGGAATTGGTCAAGCCACTGCTAAACGATTCTCAGAAGAAGGCGCTACAGTCATTTGTGCTGATGTGGATCAGGAAGGAATCGAAAACACCGTGGCTGAAATTGAGGATAATGGAGGCAAAGCAGAAGCATATTACTTAGATGTATCAAGTGTCGATAGTGTTCAATCATTTGCCGATCAAATGAAAGAGAAATACAAAAAAATTGATATCCTCTTCAATAACGCTGGCGTAGACCAAGAAGGGGGTAAAGTCCATGAATACCCAATTGAATTATTTGATAAGATCATCAACGTTGATTTACGTGGCACGTTCTTAGCAAGTAAATTCCTCATTCCATTAATGCTTGAAGATGGAGGATCTATTATTAATACTTCCTCAATGTCAGGCCAGGCAGCAGATTTAGACCGTTCGGGTTATAATGCAGCTAAAGGTGGAATTACAAACTTCACTAGAGCAATGGCGATTGACTATGCTCGTGAAGGGATTCGCGTCAATTCCATTTCACCAGGCACAATTGAAACACCTTTAATTGATAAATTAGCAGGTTCAAAAGAGCAGGAAGAAGGGCAGGAATTCCGTGAAGCGCAAAAGTGGGTGACCCCTATGGGCCGCTTAGGTGATCCAAGTGAGATGGCATCTGTCGCCCTTTTCCTCGCGTCAGATGATGCATCTTACGTAACAGGAGAAGACATCACAGCTGACGGTGGTATCTTAGCCTACACATGGCCAGGCAAAATGCTCATAGATGAAAGCTGGAAAAAAGGAACAAAATAA
- a CDS encoding HD domain-containing phosphohydrolase has product MFQTFQRKMLINYIIGSFIAVFGVGSMFIFHTLHLSSVEMGYLLIIMTVSVTIMLYSEFLLYHKHATPIRKVFFKQQRATEAELQLAYRTAHRFPVLTVQRILGPHLLGFSVPASLLAIVLIILGVVNLPLYYIGLAWCGAVLIALMHAMIEFFLTYRSIRPILQYLTTESQRNYGITLSIDQRNQLSMRAKLLGSAVFTALFPVLLFVLASQIRFAENGNQMLSNYWSWASLIVSVVLIVSLAGAILLFKNIQHPIEELQERFDNVYQGHFESMENLYDDEFSHLVNGFNHMVAGIKERDEKNDKLIESFFTVFAATLDARDPYTAGHSERVADYSVRIAKRAGFSSDQIEMLRKSALLHDIGKIGVRDHVLLKEGKLTEEEFSKIQEHPVIGYNILQQVGLPKDLLPVLPGVRSHHERFDGKGYPDQLSGENIPVFGRLMAVADAYDAMTSDRPYRKGMPEEKALTIIEEGSGTQWDPYFASLFLEEMNSSVSIREIAASKD; this is encoded by the coding sequence TTGTTTCAAACGTTTCAACGTAAAATGCTTATTAACTATATAATCGGTTCTTTCATCGCCGTATTTGGCGTCGGAAGTATGTTTATTTTTCATACATTACATTTATCCTCTGTAGAAATGGGATACTTGTTAATCATCATGACGGTGTCTGTAACCATCATGCTTTACAGTGAATTCTTACTCTACCACAAACATGCTACACCAATTAGGAAGGTGTTTTTTAAACAACAAAGAGCTACAGAAGCCGAGTTACAACTTGCTTACAGGACAGCTCACCGTTTTCCTGTTCTGACTGTCCAACGGATTCTAGGCCCGCATTTGTTAGGGTTTTCAGTACCTGCCTCTCTCCTGGCAATCGTGCTCATTATTTTAGGTGTTGTGAACCTGCCTCTTTATTACATTGGATTAGCCTGGTGCGGTGCCGTTTTGATTGCTTTAATGCACGCCATGATTGAATTTTTCTTAACCTATCGTTCGATTCGTCCGATCCTTCAATACTTAACAACAGAAAGTCAGAGAAACTACGGGATCACTCTAAGCATTGATCAAAGAAATCAACTCAGCATGCGCGCCAAACTTCTAGGTAGTGCCGTTTTCACGGCTTTGTTCCCTGTACTCTTGTTTGTATTAGCCTCTCAAATTCGTTTCGCAGAAAATGGGAATCAAATGCTTTCAAACTATTGGAGTTGGGCTTCTCTAATTGTGAGTGTAGTCTTGATTGTTTCATTAGCTGGCGCGATCTTATTATTTAAAAACATCCAACATCCTATAGAGGAGTTGCAAGAACGCTTTGACAACGTTTATCAAGGACACTTTGAATCCATGGAAAACTTATACGATGATGAGTTCTCGCACCTTGTAAACGGATTTAATCATATGGTAGCTGGCATTAAAGAACGAGATGAAAAAAATGACAAATTAATTGAAAGTTTCTTTACTGTTTTTGCTGCAACACTAGATGCCCGCGACCCTTATACAGCTGGACATTCTGAACGGGTTGCTGATTATTCAGTTCGTATAGCGAAACGGGCTGGTTTTTCCTCTGACCAAATAGAAATGTTACGTAAATCTGCTCTATTGCATGACATCGGAAAAATTGGTGTCCGAGACCACGTTCTTCTGAAGGAAGGAAAACTAACGGAGGAGGAATTTTCTAAAATCCAAGAACATCCTGTCATTGGGTATAACATATTACAGCAAGTCGGCTTGCCTAAAGACCTTCTCCCTGTCTTGCCGGGCGTGCGGTCCCACCATGAACGATTTGATGGAAAAGGCTATCCGGACCAACTCTCCGGTGAGAACATTCCTGTATTCGGACGGTTAATGGCTGTCGCTGATGCGTATGACGCGATGACTTCCGACCGCCCTTATCGTAAAGGAATGCCTGAAGAGAAAGCACTGACCATTATCGAAGAAGGTAGCGGAACCCAGTGGGACCCCTATTTTGCTTCTCTTTTCTTAGAAGAAATGAATTCTTCTGTATCTATAAGGGAAATAGCCGCTTCAAAAGATTAG
- a CDS encoding aconitate hydratase, producing MGYNVTQKLIQDHLVKGEMTPGEEIGLKIDQTLTQDATGTMVMLELEAMGLDYRKTEASAQYVDHNLIQEDSKNPDDHLFLESAAQRFGLHFSRPGNGVSHPVHMQRLAKPGQTLLGSDSHTCANGCMGMLAMGAGGIDVAMAIAGEPFYVKMPEVWGVYVKGELPDWVSAKDVILEMLRRHDVKGGVGKVIEYYGPGLKELSAMDRHVIANMGAELGATGTVFPSDEVVKNYLKRQEREEDWKELIADNDAEYDLHETINLSELEPLIAKPSSPGNVVPVREVAGEPIYQSYIGSSANPGYRDFAIAAEIVKGKSIAQGVSFDLNPTSRQMLQDLVKDNHIASLLSSGGRLHQAGCNGCIGMGQAPATGRNSLRTTPRNFPGRSGTKEDSVFLCSPETAAASALYGKIVDPLDLGEYPKVEEPAQPTVDTSLLEYPLPEDEAKSVELVKGPNIASIPEMDELPDQLELPILLKMGDNISTDEILAGGARVLPYRSNLPEISKFTFEIVDDTYYDRAMDTKEKGGHAIVGGYNYGQGSSREHAALAPRYLGLRVAIVQDFARIHWQNLVNFGVLPLTFSESEEAEKLEQGDVIQFNGLRDALQNGQDLTATIKGKDQTVKLRHTLSYRQVDMMLKGGLINWTKEKA from the coding sequence ATGGGATACAATGTAACCCAAAAATTAATTCAGGACCATCTTGTAAAGGGTGAAATGACACCCGGCGAAGAAATCGGACTTAAGATTGACCAAACTCTTACACAGGATGCAACAGGAACAATGGTTATGCTTGAGTTAGAAGCCATGGGACTTGATTACCGCAAAACGGAAGCTTCTGCTCAATATGTGGATCATAACTTAATTCAAGAAGACAGTAAGAACCCAGATGACCACCTATTTCTAGAAAGCGCTGCACAGCGTTTTGGGCTTCATTTCAGCAGACCCGGAAATGGAGTGAGTCACCCTGTTCATATGCAACGTCTGGCTAAACCAGGGCAAACACTGCTCGGATCAGACAGTCATACGTGTGCGAATGGCTGTATGGGAATGCTTGCGATGGGAGCAGGCGGAATTGATGTAGCTATGGCGATTGCCGGTGAGCCATTTTACGTAAAAATGCCTGAGGTATGGGGTGTTTATGTTAAAGGAGAACTGCCTGATTGGGTCAGTGCCAAAGATGTTATTCTTGAAATGCTGCGCCGTCATGATGTAAAAGGTGGAGTTGGCAAAGTGATTGAATATTATGGACCAGGTTTGAAAGAGTTATCTGCTATGGACCGCCACGTTATCGCAAATATGGGAGCTGAACTCGGAGCAACGGGAACTGTATTCCCATCAGACGAAGTGGTGAAGAATTACTTAAAACGACAAGAACGAGAAGAGGACTGGAAAGAACTTATCGCGGATAACGATGCCGAATATGATCTGCACGAAACCATTAACCTTTCAGAACTTGAACCGTTAATTGCGAAACCGTCTAGTCCAGGAAATGTTGTACCGGTTCGTGAAGTAGCAGGAGAGCCGATTTATCAATCCTATATCGGTTCCTCAGCCAACCCGGGTTATCGTGATTTCGCAATTGCTGCTGAGATCGTGAAGGGGAAATCGATCGCTCAAGGCGTATCATTCGACCTTAACCCCACATCTCGCCAAATGCTTCAAGACCTTGTGAAGGATAATCATATCGCAAGTCTCTTATCAAGTGGCGGTCGCTTGCACCAAGCGGGTTGTAACGGATGTATTGGTATGGGACAAGCACCGGCTACAGGGCGAAACAGTCTTCGTACGACACCGCGTAACTTCCCAGGGCGTTCTGGTACGAAAGAAGACAGCGTATTCTTATGTAGTCCAGAAACAGCTGCGGCTTCAGCGCTTTACGGAAAGATCGTAGACCCTCTCGACCTAGGAGAGTATCCGAAGGTTGAGGAGCCAGCGCAACCAACTGTGGATACAAGTTTACTTGAATATCCATTACCAGAAGACGAGGCAAAATCAGTTGAGCTCGTTAAAGGACCAAACATTGCCTCCATACCAGAAATGGATGAATTGCCAGACCAGCTTGAACTCCCTATTTTGCTTAAGATGGGAGATAACATCTCAACGGATGAAATCTTAGCAGGAGGCGCGCGCGTATTGCCATATCGAAGTAATCTGCCAGAGATCAGTAAGTTTACTTTCGAAATTGTCGATGATACGTATTATGACCGTGCCATGGATACGAAAGAAAAAGGAGGCCACGCCATCGTCGGCGGCTATAACTACGGGCAAGGATCTAGCCGTGAACACGCTGCACTCGCCCCTCGTTACCTTGGTTTAAGAGTAGCAATTGTTCAAGACTTTGCGCGCATTCACTGGCAAAACCTTGTGAACTTTGGCGTACTTCCACTAACCTTCTCAGAAAGCGAAGAGGCTGAGAAATTAGAGCAAGGTGATGTGATTCAATTTAATGGTCTGCGCGACGCCTTGCAAAATGGTCAAGACCTTACAGCTACCATTAAAGGAAAAGATCAAACCGTGAAGCTCCGTCACACTTTATCCTATCGTCAAGTCGATATGATGTTAAAAGGCGGTCTGATTAACTGGACAAAAGAAAAAGCCTAA
- a CDS encoding S8 family peptidase yields MSKMRLIPFTMQEVLQRNEEAPRGVEMIGAQTLWEEGYEGDGSVIAVIDSGCQIDHPDLEASIIDWHNFTSGSRRDVTDENGHGTHVAGTIAASLNEYGVAGVAPKSKLLILKAFDQNGETSYQTIIQAIQYATKWRGPRGERVRIISMSFGGKRDYSLLHKSIQRAVQQDILVVCAAGNEGDGNARTTERMYPGFYKEVVQVGAVNYEGQMADFTNTNDEIDLVAPGVDILSTYPGNQYARLSGTSMATPHVAGAAALLLEKGNKEFERTLTEPELFALVVKHTRDLGLSKSTEGNGLIDLRG; encoded by the coding sequence ATGTCTAAAATGAGGCTCATACCGTTTACAATGCAGGAAGTATTACAAAGAAACGAAGAAGCGCCCCGAGGCGTGGAGATGATTGGCGCTCAGACACTGTGGGAGGAAGGCTACGAAGGAGACGGGTCTGTAATAGCGGTGATTGACTCAGGGTGCCAGATCGACCACCCTGATTTAGAGGCTTCCATTATCGACTGGCACAATTTCACAAGTGGGAGTCGTAGAGATGTGACAGATGAGAATGGTCATGGAACCCACGTAGCTGGTACCATTGCCGCTTCCCTCAATGAATACGGGGTGGCTGGTGTTGCTCCTAAATCCAAACTGCTTATATTAAAAGCATTTGATCAAAACGGAGAAACGTCTTATCAAACCATTATTCAAGCCATTCAGTATGCGACCAAGTGGCGCGGACCACGAGGAGAACGAGTCCGAATTATATCCATGTCGTTCGGAGGAAAAAGAGACTATTCCTTGCTACACAAATCGATTCAGCGGGCTGTTCAACAAGACATCCTCGTGGTGTGTGCTGCAGGAAATGAGGGGGATGGCAATGCCAGAACCACAGAACGCATGTATCCAGGTTTTTATAAAGAAGTTGTCCAGGTGGGGGCTGTTAATTATGAAGGCCAGATGGCTGATTTCACCAATACCAATGATGAAATCGACCTTGTTGCGCCTGGTGTAGACATCTTATCCACTTACCCTGGAAATCAATACGCGCGACTTTCAGGAACTTCTATGGCAACGCCTCACGTAGCGGGCGCTGCAGCGCTACTTCTTGAAAAAGGGAATAAAGAATTCGAACGGACCCTTACTGAGCCGGAACTCTTCGCTTTAGTTGTTAAACACACACGGGATCTTGGTCTGTCTAAAAGCACCGAGGGGAATGGTTTAATTGATTTAAGAGGGTAA